The Henckelia pumila isolate YLH828 chromosome 2, ASM3356847v2, whole genome shotgun sequence genome includes a window with the following:
- the LOC140880653 gene encoding uncharacterized protein, whose translation MAPRFCANLQKSALFLSPIPETKSSKVPYESCSEHFNVKLSICQCLITILIRMHEEYFSLRSSSLYITGILNLKSCRKDDYNWTYDNDDLPDDMMHASAALEGCLRRPSPRLGIRLLEMMWDWF comes from the exons ATGGCACCAAGGTTTTGCGCAAATTTGCAGAAGTCAGCATTATTCTTATCTCCTATTCCTGAG ACAAAATCCAGCAAAGTTCCATATGAGTCTTGCAGTGAACATTTTAATGTCAAGTTGTCTATATGTCAGTGTTTGATTACCATTTTGATTCGGATGCATGAAGAATATTTCAGTTTGAGATCATCATCATTGTATATCACCGGCATCCTCAACCTCAAGAG CTGTCGGAAAGATGATTATAATTGGACATATGATAATGATGACCTTCCTGATGATATGATGCATGCTTCAGCTGCTTTAGAAGGTTGCCTTCGCCGACCATCACCTAGGTTAGGAATAAGGTTGCTTGAAATGATGTGGGACTGGTTTTGA
- the LOC140877685 gene encoding uncharacterized protein, which translates to MYIDEYQQKFIDLLPYCPHICTSYDAKYDHFLQGLNQEIFNRVTVRDNTTSYEGLCRRRHPPGQCNRASGACFLYGEMGHLRKDCPNLVGEASESGSGSGSQATGQVFALKQDQAQADSECMIASTFSLCGFPACVFIDTGASHSFISTRFVKRFRLSYFPLDVLVAVSIPMGQEVLAKRPVLGCVLSFEGHQLSANLMFCPEDGDAWYFYGEGARPPIPVVSALKACHALESGGEGYLIYAIDTSLEGPDIQEIPVVREFSDVFPDEILGLPPVREVEFGIELLPVTSPISRSPYCLASTDVRELQKHLQDLLDKGYI; encoded by the exons ATGTAcattgatgagtaccagcagaagtttaTTGATCTTCTTCCCTATTGCCCGCACATTTGCACCAGTTATGACGCGAAGTACGACCATTTTCTCCAGGGCCTAAATCAGGAAATCTTTAATAGGGTGACTGTACGTGACAATACTACATcgtatgagggtttg TGTAGGAGGCGACACCCTCCAGGCCAGTGTAATCGTGCTTCTGGTGCTTGTTTTCTCTACGGTGAGATGGGACATTTGAGGAAGGACTGTCCTAACCTTGTGGGAGAAGCGAGTGAATCTGGTAGCGGTagtggttctcaggctacc GGGCAAGTTTTTGCGCTGAAACAGGACCAGGCTCAGGCTGATAGCGAGTGCATGATTGCAAGTACTTTCAGTTTGTGTGGCTTTCCTGCATGCGTTtttattgatactggtgcatcccattcttttatATCAACTCGGTTTGTTAAGAGGTTTAGACTATCATAttttcctttagacgtgttagTAGCTGTTTCGATTCCTATGGGTCAGGAGGTGTTAGCTAAACGCCCAGTGTTGGgttgtgttttgagttttgagggtcATCAGTTGAGTGCTAACTTGATG TTTTGCCCTGAGGATGGGGATgcgtggtatttctatggtgagggagcgcgacccccgatacCAGTGGTTTCTGCTTTGAAAGCTTGtcatgctttagagtctggaggtgaaggctaccttatctatgcgatCGATACATCCTTAGAAGGTCCGGACATTCAGGAGATACCAGTGGTCCGCGAGTTTTCGGATGTGTTTCCTGACGAGATTCTCGGTTTGCCACCTGTTCGAGAGGtagagtttggcattgagttgtTGCCAGTGACATCGCCGATTTCCAGATCACCTTATTGTCTGGCTTCGACCGATGTGAGGGAATTGCAAAAGCAtttgcaggatcttcttgataagggttacatTTGA